From Solea senegalensis isolate Sse05_10M linkage group LG19, IFAPA_SoseM_1, whole genome shotgun sequence, the proteins below share one genomic window:
- the rpusd1 gene encoding RNA pseudouridylate synthase domain-containing protein 1, giving the protein MTTEPADVESLHVLYQSDDYIVVDKHWDIRIDSKMFYEKQTVQAQLRHRFPQLADPSTYYGFRFCHQLDFSTSGALCVALNKAAAGRAYRCFKDRTVTKLYLALIRGWVENQTQTLDFSIGKNSSEGKTHMMCVKGTEGCENPKSCQTELTVLEYGLYDGDLVTKVLLQPHTGRTHQLRVHCSAIGHTIVGDFTYSSGTDDSPYRMMLHAHLLHIPLDPQPLLVSAGDPFLPTVDPKWIPQRSLRTVTATVEALLERRVEEDRKIKEEAKERSRRVEEERMKLRTEEESDEHMRLCQEWLNERAGD; this is encoded by the exons ATGACCACAGAGCCTGCTGACGTGGAGAGCCTGCATGTGCTGTACCAGAGCGATGACTACATTGTGGTGGACAAGCACTGGGACATCCGCATTGACAGCAAAATGTTCTACGAGAAACAGACCGTGCAGGCTCAACTTCGACACCGCTTCCCTCAGTTGGCAGACCCTAGCACTTACTATGGATTTAG GTTCTGTCATCAGTTGGATTTCTCCACCAGTGGGGCTCTTTGTGTGGCTCTCAATAAGGCAGCTGCCGGCCGGGCCTACCGTTGTTTCAAGGACCGCACTGTCACCAAACTTTACCTCGCCCTG ATCCGTGGCTGGGTGGAAAACCAGACACAAACTCTGGACTTCTCGATCGGCAAGAACTCCtcagaaggaaaaacacatatGATGTGTGTTAAAGGAACAGAAG GCTGTGAAAACCCTAAGTCTTGTCAAACTGAGCTGACGGTGTTGGAGTATGGGCTTTATGATGGAGATCTTGTCACCAAGGTGCTACTGCAGCCACACACAG GTCGAACTCATCAGTTAAGGGTCCACTGCAGTGCAATCGGCCATACCATTGTTGGAGACTTCACTTACAGCTCAGGAACGGACGACTCCCCGTACCGCATGATGCTGCATGCCCACCTCCTCCACATTCCCTTGGATCCTCAGCCCTTGCTTGTCTCAGCTGGAGACCCCTTTCTCCCCACAGTGGATCCCAAGTGGATCCCGCAGCGCTCATTACGAACTGTGACAGCCACTGTGGAGGCCCTGCTGGAGCGCAGGGTGGAGGAAGACAGGAAGATTAAAGAGGAGGCAAAAGAGAGAAGCagaagagtggaggaggaaaggaTGAAACTAAGGACTGAGGAGGAAAGCGACGAGCACATGAGGCTGTGTCAAGAGTGGCTGAATGAACGGGCTGGAGACTGA
- the slc25a17 gene encoding peroxisomal membrane protein PMP34 isoform X1 yields MGSEVFSYESLVHAVSGAVGSVTAMTVFFPLDSARLRLQVDENRKARSTPAILAEIIEEEGLLAPYRGWFPVICSLCCSNFVYFYCFHSLKASWLKGKQSVPSTDLIIGIAAGIVNVLVTTPLWVVNTRLKLQGSKFRNAAIERTNYSGIRDAFVQILRDEGVGALWNGTVPSLLLVLNPAIQFMIYEGLKRQLRRGVPRELSSAEVFIIGAVAKAVATTVTYPLQTIQSILRFGQSNIPRDESKFLSSLKTIRCLLASKLRMYGVLGLFKGLEAKLLQTILTAALMFLLYEKIVSCTFSVMGLGNNYNKKR; encoded by the exons ATGGGCTCCGAGGTGTTCTCGTATGAGAGTTTGGTTCATGCTGTGTCTGGAGCTGTG GGGAGTGTGACTGCAATGACAGTGTTCTTCCCCCTTGATTCTGCCAGACTACGGCTTCAAG TGGATGAAAATCGGAAGGCCAGGTCAACTCCAGCCATTCTGGCAGAAATTATCGAGGAAGAAGGACT TCTAGCTCCTTACAGAGGTTGGTTCCCCGTCATCTGTAGCCTGTGCTGCTCCAACTTTGTCTACTTCTACTGCTTCCACAGCCTAAAGGCGAGTTGGCTGAAGGGAAAACAGTCAGTACCCAGTACTGACTTAATCATAGGCATCGCTGCAG GTATTGTGAATGTTCTAGTTACCACACCGTTGTGGGTGGTGAACACCAGACTGAAGCTTCAGGGTTCCAAGTTTCGCAATGCAGCGATCGAGAGAACCAACTACTCTGGCATTCGGG ATGCTTTTGTGCAGATACTACGTGATGAGGGTGTGGGAGCTCTGTGGAATGGGACCGTCCCGTCcctgctgctggtgctgaaCCCTGCCATCCAGTTCATGATTTATGAGGGTCTGAAGAGGCAGCTGAGAAGAGGAGTTCCCAGGGAG CTGTCATCTGCTGAAGTCTTCATCATTGGTGCTGTGGCTAAAGCGGTGGCAACCACTGTAACATATCCATTGCAGACCATACAGTCAATTCTCAGG TTTGGACAGTCCAACATACCAAGAGACGAGTCAAAATTTCTGTCGAGTCTAAAGACTATCAGGTGTCTACTTGCCAGTAAACTGAG GATGTATGGCGTACTGGGTCTGTTTAAAGGGCTAGAGGCCAAGCTGCTGCAGACGATACTGACTGCAGCCCTCATGTTTCTTCTTTACGAGAAGATTGTCAGCTGTACCTTCAGTGTCATGGGACTGGgcaacaactacaacaagaAACGCTAG
- the slc25a17 gene encoding peroxisomal membrane protein PMP34 isoform X2 — protein sequence MTVFFPLDSARLRLQVDENRKARSTPAILAEIIEEEGLLAPYRGWFPVICSLCCSNFVYFYCFHSLKASWLKGKQSVPSTDLIIGIAAGIVNVLVTTPLWVVNTRLKLQGSKFRNAAIERTNYSGIRDAFVQILRDEGVGALWNGTVPSLLLVLNPAIQFMIYEGLKRQLRRGVPRELSSAEVFIIGAVAKAVATTVTYPLQTIQSILRFGQSNIPRDESKFLSSLKTIRCLLASKLRMYGVLGLFKGLEAKLLQTILTAALMFLLYEKIVSCTFSVMGLGNNYNKKR from the exons ATGACAGTGTTCTTCCCCCTTGATTCTGCCAGACTACGGCTTCAAG TGGATGAAAATCGGAAGGCCAGGTCAACTCCAGCCATTCTGGCAGAAATTATCGAGGAAGAAGGACT TCTAGCTCCTTACAGAGGTTGGTTCCCCGTCATCTGTAGCCTGTGCTGCTCCAACTTTGTCTACTTCTACTGCTTCCACAGCCTAAAGGCGAGTTGGCTGAAGGGAAAACAGTCAGTACCCAGTACTGACTTAATCATAGGCATCGCTGCAG GTATTGTGAATGTTCTAGTTACCACACCGTTGTGGGTGGTGAACACCAGACTGAAGCTTCAGGGTTCCAAGTTTCGCAATGCAGCGATCGAGAGAACCAACTACTCTGGCATTCGGG ATGCTTTTGTGCAGATACTACGTGATGAGGGTGTGGGAGCTCTGTGGAATGGGACCGTCCCGTCcctgctgctggtgctgaaCCCTGCCATCCAGTTCATGATTTATGAGGGTCTGAAGAGGCAGCTGAGAAGAGGAGTTCCCAGGGAG CTGTCATCTGCTGAAGTCTTCATCATTGGTGCTGTGGCTAAAGCGGTGGCAACCACTGTAACATATCCATTGCAGACCATACAGTCAATTCTCAGG TTTGGACAGTCCAACATACCAAGAGACGAGTCAAAATTTCTGTCGAGTCTAAAGACTATCAGGTGTCTACTTGCCAGTAAACTGAG GATGTATGGCGTACTGGGTCTGTTTAAAGGGCTAGAGGCCAAGCTGCTGCAGACGATACTGACTGCAGCCCTCATGTTTCTTCTTTACGAGAAGATTGTCAGCTGTACCTTCAGTGTCATGGGACTGGgcaacaactacaacaagaAACGCTAG